From the Cryptomeria japonica chromosome 2, Sugi_1.0, whole genome shotgun sequence genome, one window contains:
- the LOC131078700 gene encoding putative glutamine amidotransferase GAT1_2.1, translating to MVILCKYVDIDIGEQKKVVSVRMLPRVLIVSRRSIRKNKFINFVGEYHLDLIANNGAVPVIVPRISPIQQMLDGFEPFHGVLLCEGEDVDPSLYQNENCLSHDELDEIRKLHSSDTAIDRAKDSIELQLVQRCLERNIPYLGICRGSQLLNVACGGTLYQDIEKEVSEKSGFDIKHINYDNYDGYRHPIKVVEDTPLHFWFQDSLQGANMEIMVNSYHHQGIKRLAERFRPMAYAPDGLIEAFYDPNAYNPEEGKFIMGLQFHPERMRHDGEYCTENVFDYPGCPRIYEEFVKAVIAYQGKRIVKSYSLSKLI from the exons GAGAGCAAAAAAAAGTGGTCTCAGTGAGGATGCTCCCACGGGTTCTCATCGTCTCCAGAAGAAGCATTCGTAAGAACAAATTCATTAACTTCGTAG GAGAGTACCACTTAGATTTGATAGCCAACAATGGGGCAGTTCCAGTTATTGTTCCAAGAATCTCACCCATACAGCAGATGCTAGATGGCTTTGAGCCTTTTCATGGAGTTCTTCTTTGTGAAGGGGAGGACGTTGACCCTTCCCTCTACCAGAATGAGAATTGTTTATCCCATGATGAACTGGACGAAATAAGGAAATTGCACAGCAGTGATACTGCCATTGACAGAGCAAAGGATTCCATTGAATTGCAGCTTGTCCAGCGCTGTCTGGAAAGGAACATACCTTATTTGGGTATATGTAGAGGATCTCAGCTCCTCAATGTAGCTTGTGGGGGAACCCTATATCAG GATATAGAGAAAGAGGTGTCTGAAAAATCAGGCTTTGATATTAAGCACATAAACTATGATAATTATGATGGGTATAGGCACCCTATCAAAGTGGTAGAAGATACTCCACTTCACTTCTGGTTTCAAGATTCATTACAAGGAGCCAATATGGAGATTATGGTTAATAGTTATCATCATCAG GGCATAAAGAGATTGGCAGAGAGATTCAGGCCAATGGCATATGCCCCAGATGGTTTGATTGAAGCATTTTATGACCCAAATGCATACAATCCAGAGGAAGGCAAATTCATTATGGGCCTGCAATTCCACCCCGAAAGAATGCGTCATGATGGCGAATATTGCACAGAGAATGTTTTTGATTATCCAGGATGCCCGAGGATCTATGAG GAATTTGTAAAAGCTGTGATTGCGTATCAAGGCAAGAGAATAGTGAAGAGTTATTCTCTATCCAAGCTGATATAA